One genomic region from Opisthocomus hoazin isolate bOpiHoa1 chromosome Z, bOpiHoa1.hap1, whole genome shotgun sequence encodes:
- the IER3IP1 gene encoding immediate early response 3-interacting protein 1, whose translation MAFTLYSLLQAALLIVNAVAVLHEERFLRHVGWGSDQGIGGFGEEPGIKAQLTNLIRSVRTVMRVPLIAVNSITIVLLLLFG comes from the exons ATGGCCTTCACGCTGTACTCGCTGCTGCAGGCCGCGCTCCTCATCGTCAACGCGGTCGCCGTGCTGCACGAGGAGCGCTTCCTCCGGCACG ttgGCTGGGGGAGCGACCAAGGGATTGGAGGATTTGGAGAGGAGCCGGGAATTAAAGCACAGCTAACGAACCTGATTCGATCTGTACGAACCGTTATGAGAG TACCATTAATAGCAGTGAACTCCATTACAATCGTTCTCCTCCTGTTGTTTGGTTGA